A genomic window from Pocillopora verrucosa isolate sample1 chromosome 7, ASM3666991v2, whole genome shotgun sequence includes:
- the LOC131784928 gene encoding uncharacterized protein, which yields MKMRVRVGFFLLAFLGFFSAFSSALKCPGVAHYKLSFYGKWSNMTHPNAVPTKGFPMFSPWVGASHSADYSMWKPGMMASEGVQQVAETGNSSLLRDEIMMRMMYNKTVWKLIQQRGGPINGTDMVEGIDVEVTADYPYVSLISMIFPSPDWFIGGDSINLCNNGNWRDSWNVAMLPPWDAGTDSGTTFTADDVETSPQGNIAVINTMMNTSFMNLQGDIPTMGMLMFQRVNKPTQYMCSGEQKYMLKFEGMWTEQRQPMGYPSNPRFSPLIGCTHMYNYRFWSPMTMASKGVQMVAETGNYSTLYYELKNFMGKYQGYIHMIYKADEMSGAAKNTTMMITASGKYSQASFTAMIAPSPDWFVGVHGVELCGSDGKWKESVSMYLPAWDAGTDSGMNFTSENAPTLPQDVVTVVTKDSETVLKGMNDIPAFAKITFTKYTATNPPSSGVQGISATVGTFLSVAFLAVICFYS from the exons ATGAAAATGAGAGTACGCGTTGGATTTTTTCTCCTAGCCTTTCTCGGTTTCTTTTCTGCTTTTAGCTCGGCTCTGAAATGTCCTGGCGTTGCTCATTACAAGCTGAGTTTCTACGGCAAATGGAGTAACATGACTCACCCGAATGCTGTTCCTACAAAGGGCTTTCCTATGTTTTCACCTTGGGTCGGCGCCTCTCACAGTGCAGATTACTCCATGTGGAAGCCAGGAATGATGGCCTCAGAAGGCGTACAACAAGTTGCTGAGACAG GTAATTCGTCACTCCTGCGAGATGAAATCATGATGCGTATGATGTACAACAAGACAGTGTGGAAACTGATCCAACAACGGGGCGGTCCCATAAACGGCACAGACATGGTGGAGGGCATTGATGTTGAGGTCACGGCCGACTATCCTTACGTGTCGCTGATTTCCATGATCTTCCCCTCTCCTGATTGGTTCATAGGAGGCGACTCTATAAACCTTTGTAATAATGGAAACTGGCGTGACAGTTGGAACGTAGCAATGCTGCCGCCATGGGATGCTGGGACTGATAGTGGAACCACGTTCACCGCCGATGACGTGGAGACAAGCCCCCAAGGGAATATCGCTGTTATCAACACAATGATGAACACTTCCTTTATGAACCTTCAGGGAGACATTCCAACCATGGGCATGCTGATGTTTCAAAGAGTCAATAAGCCAACGCAGTATATGTGCAGCGGAGAGCAGAAGTACATGCTCAAGTTTGAAGGAATGTGGACCGAACAGAGGCAACCCATGGGATACCCGTCCAATCCTCGTTTTTCACCTCTCATCGGTTGCACCCATATGTATAATTACAGGTTCTGGAGTCCCATGACTATGGCTTCTAAAGGAGTACAGATGGTCGCAGAAACAG GCAACTACTCAACATTGTACTACGAGCTGAAAAACTTCATGGGAAAATATCAGGGATACATTCACATGATTTACAAAGCCGATGAAATGTCTGGCGCTGCAAAGAATACAACTATGATGATAACGGCGAGTGGCAAGTATTCCCAAGCCTCTTTCACCGCCATGATTGCTCCCTCTCCTGACTGGTTCGTTGGAGTTCATGGCGTAGAGCTGTGTGGAAGCGATGGCAAATGGAAGGAGAGTGTGTCCATGTACTTGCCCGCGTGGGATGCTGGGACAGATAGTGGAATGAACTTCACCTCAGAAAATGCTCCCACTTTGCCGCAGGATGTTGTCACAGTCGTTACAAAGGACAGCGAAACCGTGCTGAAGGGAATGAATGACATCCCCGCCTTCGCCAAAATCACCTTCACCAAATATACAGCGACCAATCCACCGAGCTCAGGGGTTCAGGGTATTTCCGCAACAGTTGGTACCTTTCTGTCTGTTGCGTTTCTCGCCGTcatttgcttttattcttaG
- the LOC131784930 gene encoding NPC intracellular cholesterol transporter 2 produces MEKAAIVSVLALCVIGFGSGFHVSYDDCGGADALSKLVFVDVDPCINQPDPCSLKKGTEETIQVQFVPKVNITSAKTVVHADLDRGVQIRGGSKSAVTPAPFPVDEPDACKGQGLDCPLLAGKTYTFKTHLPIKSMYPAIQVVVKWELHDQDDKVVYCWQIPARIVN; encoded by the exons ATGGAAAAGGCCGCAATTGTGTCCGTTTTAGCACTCTGTGTTATTGGATTTGGTTCAGGTTTTCATGTGTCGTACGATGATTGTG GTGGGGCAGATGCTTTGTCCAAACTTGTCTTCGTGGACGTTGATCCTTGTATCAATCAGCCCGATCCGTGTAGCTTGAAGAAGGGAACTGAGGAAACCATCCAAGTACAGTTTGTGCCAA aGGTGAACATTACGTCAGCCAAGACTGTGGTACATG cggatttggaccggggggtccaaatccgcggggggtccaaatccgctgtgacaccggcacCATTTCCTGTTGACGAGCCAGATGCTTGCAAGGGCCAAGGTCTTGATTGCCCTTTACTTGCTGGaaaaacttacactttcaaAACTCACCTTCCCATAAAGAGCATGTACCCTGCT attcaAGTTGTTGTCAAGTGGGAATTGCATGACCAGGATGATAAAGTAGTCTACTGTTGGCAGATTCCTGCTAGGATTGTCAATTAA
- the LOC131784908 gene encoding zinc finger protein DPF3: MAARGVISREPKDPQEMYKEALENVSAYNSRLRYERRLRIPFIDAQTGIAMNNCHLWISKLERQPGQTPHYVYSYPARRWRKKKRPLPVERAIETKTLETEEQIIETVDAMETEGLLDESEPDHLREAVAVKDDEVRLVESEGEEDLQDDSGALSTDDEDFIVGKKRPISKGRPGRKKAHQPSLFPETPVHHKPIPQMPGLLHVRNITKEELARMDPEERKKPYVCEICGRRYKNGPGLKYHYTHYNHEQEAAAGPAPHHEEPPISHPSTPSTASVPVESPKVPPSPPHQRGPGRPKKVPGSGTSPNNYCDFCLGDVYENKTTGFPEELLSCADCGRSGHPSCLQFTGKLTESVKKYKWQCIECKSCTLCGTSDNDDQLLFCDGCDRGYHMYCLKPPMQKPPEGHWTCALCETAPLPPAPAPMPPHMMMKPEWH; encoded by the exons atggcggctcgCGGAGTGATATCTCGTGAACCTAAAGATCCCCA agaaatgtacaaagaagcTCTGGAGAATGTATCCGCTTACAACTCCAGATTGCGTTACGAGCGCCGTCTTCGCATTCCTTTCATCGATGCACAAACAGGCATCGCTATGAACAACTGCCATTTATGGATCAGCAAACTCGAACGTCAGCCAGGACAGACGCCACATTACGTCTACAGTTACCCAGCCAGACGATGGCGGAAAAAGAAACGGCCTCTCCCTGTCGAGCGTGCGATTGAGACCAAAACTTTAGAAACTGAAG AACAAATAATTGAAACTGTGGATGCCATGGAAACTGAGGGACTACTGGATGAGTCTGAACCTGATCATCTAAGAGAAGCTGTGGCAGTGAAAGATGATGAAGTGAGACTTGTGGAGAGTGAAGGGGAGGAAGATCTACAGGATGATAGTGGTGCATTATCCACTGATGATGAAGACTTCATCGTCGGCAAGAAGAGACCAATTAGTAAAGGAAGGCCAGGACGCAAAAAAGCGCATCAACCCAGTCTATTTCCAGAAACACCAGTCCACCat AAGCCAATCCCCCAAATGCCTGGCCTTCTCCATGTGCGCAATATCACCAAGGAGGAATTAGCCAGGATGGATCCAGAGGAGCGAAAAAAGCCTTATGTGTGTGAGA tttgtgGACGGCGCTATAAAAATGGCCCTGGACTGAAATACCATTACACCCACTATAATCACGAACAGGAGGCTGCGGCTGGTCCAGCACCTCATCATGAGGAGCCACCAATATCCCACCCATCAACACCTTCTACTGCCAGTGTTCCTGTTGAATCTCCAAAGGTTCCTCCATCGCCACCCCACCAAAGAGGTCCAGGACGTCCAAAGAAGGTTCCAGGCAGCGGCACTTCTCCTAATAACTATTGCGACTTTTGTCTGGGTGATGTGTATGAGAATAAAACAACTGGATTTCCTGAAGAACTGTTATCTTGTGCAGACTGTGGCAGATCAG gccatCCTTCTTGTCTTCAGTTTACTGGAAAGCTGACAGAAAgtgtgaaaaaatacaaatggcAGTGCATTGAGTGCAAGTCCTGCACACTCTGTGGAACTTCTGATAATGAT GATCAGCTGCTGTTTTGTGACGGCTGTGACAGAGGTTATCATATGTATTGTCTCAAGCCACCGATGCAAAAACCACCTGAAG GTCACTGGACATGTGCTCTCTGTGAAACTGCTCCTTTACCCCCAGCTCCTGCACCCATGCCACCTCATATGATGATGAAACCCGAGTGGCACTAA